One window of the Bos indicus isolate NIAB-ARS_2022 breed Sahiwal x Tharparkar chromosome 15, NIAB-ARS_B.indTharparkar_mat_pri_1.0, whole genome shotgun sequence genome contains the following:
- the LOC139176127 gene encoding LOW QUALITY PROTEIN: olfactory receptor 5M8-like (The sequence of the model RefSeq protein was modified relative to this genomic sequence to represent the inferred CDS: inserted 2 bases in 1 codon) has protein sequence MFTMSISHGGNYEKNFTLMTELILLGLSGTQELQIIFFVLFFTLYMVTVAGNLGIIVLIRVNACLHTPMYFFLSHLSFVDLCFSSNVTPEMLGIFLSERKTISYTACMVQCCFFIALVHVGIYILAVMAFDQYMDICNPLLHGSRTSKSVCTSLIMVSYVYGSLTGLMETMWTYNLAFCGRNEINHFYCADPPLIKLACSNTYNKELSMFVVAGFNFTCSFFIILISYIYIFLATLRIHLTEGRCKASPPVAXHLRAVTVCYTTLFFMYLRPPSEDSVQQGKMVAVFCTTVILMLNPVIYSLRSKDVKEAFIKELFIRKLLFINK, from the exons tcAATATCTCATGGAGGAAATTATGAGAAGAACTTCACATTAATGACTGAGTTAATTCTCCTTGGACTATCTGGTACCCAGGAATTGCAGATTATCTTCTTCGTGCTGTTTTTCACCTTATATATGGTCACAGTGGCAGGAAATCTTGGCATAATTGTCCTCATCAGGGTCAATGCctgcctccacacccccatgtactttttcctgaGCCACTTATCCTTCGTGGATCTGTGTTTCTCTTCCAATGTGACTCCAGAGATGTTGGGAATTTTCTTATCAGAGCGGAAAACCATTTCTTATACCGCTTGCATGGTTCAGTGCTGCTTTTTTATTGCCTTGGTCCATGTAGGGATCTACATCCTGGCTGTCATGGCCTTTGATCAGTACATGGACATTTGCAACCCCCTGCTTCATGGCAGCAGAACGTCTAAAAGTGTGTGCACGTCCCTCATCATGGTGTCTTATGTATATGGATCTCTCACTGGCCTTATGGAAACCATGTGGACCTACAACCTAGCCTTTTGTGGTCGCAATGAAATTAATCACTTCTACTGTGCTGACCCACCACTGATTAAGCTGGCTTGTTCCAACACCTATAATAAAGAGTTGTCCATGTTTGTTGTGGCTGGTTTTAACTTCACTTGTTCTTTCTTCATCATCCTCATTTCTTACATCTACATTTTTCTTGCCACATTGAGGATTCATTTGACAGAAGGCAGGTGCAAAGCTTCTCCACCTGTGGC CCATCTGAGAGCTGTCACTGTCTGCTATACAACTCTTTTCTTCATGTACCTTAGACCCCCTTCAGAAGACTCTGTGCAGCAGGGGAAAATGGTGGCTGTGTTTTGTACCACAGTGATCCTCATGTTGAATCCCGTGATCTACAGTCTGAGGAGCAAGGATGTGAAAGAAGCTTTTATCAAAGAATTGTTCATCAGGAAActgctttttattaataaataa